One genomic segment of Chryseobacterium phocaeense includes these proteins:
- a CDS encoding cbb3-type cytochrome c oxidase N-terminal domain-containing protein yields MKQRTPVVVNILIITGLLIVFYYLFVQSYSFLTSPYFWGTVVISAILAYIHSAIGDLIENNKFKKLTPEEKAAYLAEKKIPFLRRMYDSAFKKQSATEEKDILIDHGFDGIMELDNQLPKWWVGLFYFGTAFCIVYIAAYSFTDFAHPLSEYEKEYKEQMASIAEYEATQPPVTIETAKYSADNIAEGKELFKTNCASCHKEDGSGGIGPNLTDNYWINQPEKTLFKTVFHMDWNGSPTNPAMRAFGKNGEVSGAEIEKIAAYVYHINQEQPPVTQAQGGAAPQGTEAHWEKE; encoded by the coding sequence ATGAAACAAAGAACACCTGTTGTTGTAAACATCTTAATAATAACCGGACTTCTGATAGTTTTTTATTATTTGTTTGTACAAAGCTACTCGTTCCTGACTTCACCTTACTTCTGGGGAACTGTGGTGATCAGTGCTATTTTAGCATACATCCACAGTGCGATCGGAGATTTAATTGAGAATAATAAATTCAAAAAATTAACTCCTGAAGAAAAAGCAGCTTATCTGGCGGAAAAGAAAATTCCTTTCCTGAGAAGAATGTACGACAGTGCTTTCAAGAAACAGTCTGCTACAGAAGAAAAAGATATCCTTATCGACCACGGTTTCGACGGGATTATGGAATTAGATAACCAGTTACCGAAATGGTGGGTAGGTTTATTCTATTTTGGGACTGCTTTTTGTATTGTATATATCGCAGCATACTCTTTCACAGATTTCGCACACCCGTTGAGCGAATACGAAAAAGAATATAAAGAACAGATGGCAAGCATCGCTGAATATGAAGCAACCCAGCCTCCTGTAACTATAGAAACAGCAAAATATTCAGCTGATAATATTGCAGAAGGAAAAGAGCTGTTCAAAACCAACTGTGCATCTTGTCACAAAGAAGACGGTAGCGGTGGTATTGGTCCAAACCTTACGGATAACTACTGGATCAACCAACCGGAGAAGACTTTATTTAAGACTGTTTTCCATATGGACTGGAATGGTTCTCCTACCAACCCTGCGATGAGAGCATTCGGTAAGAACGGAGAAGTTTCTGGTGCCGAAATTGAGAAGATTGCAGCCTATGTATATCACATCAATCAGGAACAGCCGCCAGTGACGCAGGCTCAGGGAGGAGCAGCTCCTCAGGGAACCGAAGCGCATTGGGAAAAAGAATAA
- a CDS encoding heavy metal translocating P-type ATPase, translating into MSENCFHCGQGIEKERILFDEKTFCCNGCKSVYEILNINNLTNFYELNKRAGIRPSEEGSSQFEYLDTPEIFEKITDFSEGSTSLVTFKIPVIHCSSCIWLLESLHTLNEHIHYSQVNFTRKTLQISFNHNDLKLSELANFLTNLGYKPVISLETADKNVDHLDKSLLIKFAIAGFAFGNGMFLAFPEYVGGEDYWMEHYKGLFRTLMFLLACPVVFYSASDYYKSAWYGLKNKIVNIDVPIVLGILVLFGRSIYEVVTDYGPGYFDTLCGLLFFMLMGKIFQKRTYSALSYDRDYKSFYPIAVTKVDFEGKQDNILLSEIKVGDRILVRNQEIIPVDAILINGQGNIDNSFITGESESISKQPGDKIFAGGKQIGSSLELEVIKDVDQSYLTQLWNKEAFKKHETGLDTLTNNVSKYFTFIILGIAAVAGTYWAFIDLNIMFQVISAILIIACPCALALSAPFTFGHIMRILGRNKFYVKDTLTIEKIAKLDTIVFDKTGTITHRKKSNIRYEGAEINESDQLNIKTLLKNSNHPLSKSLYEFIEVNDGYFPVENFREISGKGYEASVRGSVYKIGSARYNDQEPKNLETAVYISKNGEFLGKFIFKNEYRPKLKELFTKLINYKIFILSGDNSSEENQLKELIPNYKGLAFNQSPEDKLNYIKNLQDQHMKVAMLGDGLNDAGALKQSNVGIAIADDTNSFTPSSDVIMNGDKVVTLDNYLNVCKGSITIVKMTFIISFLYNIVGLSYAVTGHMHPLFAAIIMPISSITVVTFTTLSTWILGRKYFKKQA; encoded by the coding sequence GTGAGCGAGAACTGTTTTCATTGTGGTCAAGGTATAGAAAAGGAGCGAATTTTGTTTGATGAAAAGACTTTCTGCTGCAACGGCTGCAAGTCTGTATACGAAATTCTGAATATCAATAATTTAACTAACTTCTACGAGCTTAACAAAAGAGCGGGAATCCGTCCCAGTGAGGAAGGCTCTTCACAGTTTGAATATCTTGATACACCGGAGATCTTTGAAAAAATCACCGATTTCTCCGAAGGAAGCACCAGCCTTGTCACATTCAAAATCCCTGTAATTCACTGTTCGTCATGCATCTGGCTTTTAGAAAGCCTGCATACCCTGAATGAGCACATCCACTACTCTCAGGTTAATTTCACCAGAAAGACCTTACAGATCTCCTTCAATCATAATGATCTCAAATTAAGCGAACTAGCTAACTTTCTTACAAATCTTGGGTACAAACCTGTTATCAGTCTGGAAACTGCCGATAAAAATGTTGATCACTTGGACAAATCTCTTCTGATCAAATTTGCGATTGCAGGCTTTGCGTTCGGAAACGGAATGTTCCTTGCCTTCCCGGAATATGTGGGCGGCGAAGATTACTGGATGGAGCATTACAAAGGCCTTTTCAGAACCCTGATGTTCCTGCTGGCATGTCCGGTTGTATTTTATTCCGCTTCGGATTATTATAAATCTGCATGGTACGGTTTAAAGAACAAAATTGTCAACATTGACGTTCCTATTGTTCTGGGAATTCTTGTTCTCTTCGGACGAAGTATTTACGAAGTGGTCACCGATTACGGCCCCGGATATTTTGACACCCTTTGCGGACTGCTGTTCTTTATGCTGATGGGGAAAATCTTCCAGAAAAGAACTTACAGTGCCTTATCTTACGACAGGGACTATAAATCATTCTACCCTATTGCGGTAACCAAAGTAGATTTTGAGGGGAAACAGGATAACATTCTTCTTTCTGAAATTAAAGTGGGTGACCGGATTCTGGTAAGAAATCAGGAAATTATTCCGGTGGATGCCATTCTGATCAACGGGCAAGGAAATATCGACAACAGTTTTATCACAGGAGAAAGCGAAAGCATCAGCAAACAGCCTGGCGACAAGATATTTGCCGGAGGAAAACAAATTGGTTCTTCACTGGAGCTTGAAGTGATCAAAGATGTCGACCAAAGTTACCTGACCCAGCTTTGGAATAAGGAGGCTTTCAAAAAGCATGAGACCGGGCTAGACACACTCACCAATAACGTCAGCAAGTATTTCACATTCATCATCTTAGGCATTGCGGCAGTTGCCGGCACCTATTGGGCATTTATTGACCTGAATATTATGTTCCAGGTGATATCAGCGATTCTAATCATTGCCTGTCCATGTGCGCTGGCCTTATCTGCTCCGTTTACATTCGGGCACATCATGAGGATCTTAGGCCGTAACAAGTTTTACGTAAAAGATACTTTGACGATTGAGAAAATCGCAAAACTGGATACGATTGTTTTTGATAAAACAGGGACCATTACGCACAGAAAAAAATCAAATATCCGATATGAAGGCGCTGAAATAAACGAATCCGATCAACTGAATATTAAGACTTTATTAAAAAATTCCAATCACCCGCTCTCCAAATCTCTTTATGAATTCATAGAGGTTAATGATGGTTATTTCCCGGTAGAAAACTTCCGTGAAATCTCTGGAAAAGGATATGAGGCAAGCGTAAGAGGAAGTGTCTATAAGATCGGTTCTGCCCGTTACAATGACCAGGAACCGAAAAATCTAGAGACAGCGGTTTACATCAGCAAAAACGGAGAATTCTTAGGAAAATTCATCTTTAAAAATGAATACCGCCCGAAATTAAAGGAACTATTTACCAAGCTTATCAATTACAAAATATTCATCCTGAGCGGAGATAATTCTTCTGAAGAAAACCAGCTTAAAGAGCTTATTCCGAACTACAAAGGACTGGCCTTTAACCAGAGCCCGGAAGACAAGCTTAATTACATCAAAAACCTTCAGGATCAGCACATGAAAGTGGCTATGCTTGGCGACGGACTGAATGATGCAGGCGCTCTCAAACAAAGTAATGTAGGGATCGCCATTGCTGATGATACGAACAGTTTTACACCTTCTTCCGATGTAATTATGAATGGGGATAAAGTGGTAACCCTGGACAACTACCTGAATGTCTGCAAAGGCTCCATTACCATTGTAAAAATGACATTCATAATCAGTTTTCTCTACAATATCGTTGGTTTAAGTTACGCAGTTACAGGTCATATGCACCCGCTCTTCGCAGCAATCATCATGCCAATCAGTTCCATCACAGTAGTTACATTCACTACACTTTCCACCTGGATTTTAGGCCGTAAATATTTCAAAAAACAGGCGTAG
- a CDS encoding Crp/Fnr family transcriptional regulator → MSQEQQIAIEERFARVFNDKSFKERLSSTDFEKYINSKKKLSFQKHDTIFEDGETPKGVYVLEKGAAKLSKSGAFGKDQILRFIKEGDIIGYRSLLCGENFQAKAEAMTDIECIFLPADVFMYLLEVDPQLSFAMLQKISYELGESSNTITFLAQKTVRERLAEILILLEQKLGVDPEGFIKISLTREEIANIIGTATESAIRLISEFKQDCLIEVDGRNIKILNHDKLMKLGHVVL, encoded by the coding sequence ATGTCGCAGGAACAACAGATTGCAATTGAAGAGAGGTTCGCCAGAGTTTTTAATGATAAATCATTTAAGGAAAGACTTTCTAGCACTGATTTTGAAAAATATATTAACAGCAAGAAAAAATTAAGTTTTCAAAAGCATGACACCATTTTCGAGGACGGAGAAACACCAAAAGGAGTGTATGTTCTGGAAAAAGGTGCTGCCAAACTTTCCAAGTCCGGAGCTTTTGGAAAAGACCAGATCTTAAGATTTATCAAAGAAGGGGATATTATCGGCTATCGTTCATTACTTTGCGGGGAAAATTTCCAGGCAAAGGCTGAGGCTATGACGGACATTGAATGCATTTTCCTTCCGGCAGACGTTTTCATGTACCTTCTGGAAGTAGATCCGCAGCTTTCTTTTGCCATGCTTCAGAAGATTTCTTACGAATTGGGAGAATCATCCAATACCATCACATTCCTTGCCCAGAAAACAGTAAGAGAAAGACTTGCTGAAATCCTGATTCTTCTGGAACAGAAATTAGGTGTAGATCCTGAAGGATTTATTAAAATTTCGCTTACCCGGGAAGAGATTGCCAACATCATTGGTACCGCCACAGAAAGTGCCATCCGTTTGATCTCTGAATTCAAACAGGACTGTCTCATAGAAGTAGACGGGAGAAATATCAAAATCCTGAACCACGACAAACTGATGAAACTAGGTCACGTAGTTTTATAA
- a CDS encoding Ig-like domain-containing protein produces the protein MKHFYKIFSGNGKKKYLQTILGFAVFASVTTARGQVSAYSFTQAAGTYNSISGTVLGAATGNTSATNLNSNVYPVTLPFDFVFNGTAYNSLNVSSNGFVTFGATTPSTTTTTPISSTTAYDGAISVFGRDISSVFDVGGATGDISWETTGIAPNREAVIQWKNFRPNSSTSTTAAYAFSFQIRLHETSNAIQMVYNSGAYLAGSTAVSGTAQIGLRGAAATDYNTRLNATTLEFVNSTPGIANSSTQAFNTTNAVPGMPTAGLTYIWTPPTCYAPSGLTGGTTTNNSAAISWTASPSSPAGYDIYYSTINTPPASSTAPTTPNVPGTSASIGPLAPSTSYYVWIRSNCGSGDTSIWSLQPVQVVTQCLPPSVLTSSGATVCPNQSATLSATADAGATITWYDASTGGNAVGTGPSFTTPVLTTTTPYYVAASTGTTSATGLTNATSTSGYTLDAGLLFDVFTTTTIDGVYVYPIGTGAGTVEIALQNGNVSPAVTLQTITVNLTGSAAPYVKTYVPLNFTVPPGSKYKLMMLTRAGGVSGLIRESGNSWGSYPFTVPGALSITDGNLTANSPSTSYYYFYDWQISSKCESARTTVTATVDNGCLSTSEVGAREKMKIYPNPFKDIITITDIEKVKSIQVFDSAGRMIKTIDKPSTEIYLGDLKSGLYILYLTMKDGSLTHVKAIKK, from the coding sequence ATGAAACATTTTTACAAAATTTTCTCCGGCAACGGAAAGAAAAAGTATCTGCAGACCATTCTTGGTTTTGCAGTATTTGCCAGCGTCACTACTGCTCGGGGTCAGGTAAGTGCATATAGCTTTACCCAGGCCGCAGGAACCTACAATTCAATATCGGGAACGGTGCTGGGCGCAGCGACGGGTAATACTTCGGCAACAAACCTTAACAGCAATGTGTATCCGGTGACCCTTCCATTCGATTTTGTGTTTAACGGAACCGCGTACAATTCATTGAACGTATCCTCGAATGGGTTTGTAACTTTTGGTGCCACTACTCCAAGTACCACTACAACCACACCCATTTCAAGCACCACAGCTTATGATGGTGCCATTTCTGTCTTTGGCCGGGACATCAGCAGTGTCTTTGATGTAGGTGGGGCTACAGGTGATATCAGCTGGGAAACCACCGGTATTGCTCCCAACCGTGAAGCTGTAATCCAATGGAAAAATTTCAGACCTAACAGCAGCACTTCTACTACTGCGGCCTATGCTTTTTCATTCCAGATCCGTTTACACGAAACCTCGAATGCCATTCAGATGGTCTATAATAGCGGAGCTTATTTAGCGGGAAGTACCGCAGTTTCAGGCACTGCTCAGATAGGCCTGAGAGGGGCTGCAGCAACTGATTATAATACCCGTCTCAATGCCACAACCCTGGAGTTTGTAAATTCTACGCCAGGGATTGCAAACAGCAGTACGCAGGCCTTTAATACAACCAATGCCGTTCCGGGAATGCCAACAGCGGGATTAACCTATATCTGGACTCCACCTACATGTTATGCACCATCCGGACTTACCGGAGGTACAACAACCAATAACAGTGCTGCCATTTCCTGGACGGCATCGCCATCATCACCAGCCGGATACGATATTTACTACAGTACCATAAATACGCCTCCAGCCTCTTCCACGGCACCTACAACTCCTAATGTGCCCGGAACTTCAGCGTCAATAGGACCGCTGGCTCCTTCAACCTCATATTATGTTTGGATCAGATCCAATTGCGGAAGTGGAGATACCAGCATATGGTCTCTCCAGCCGGTGCAGGTGGTAACCCAATGCCTGCCTCCGTCAGTTTTAACATCTTCAGGAGCTACGGTTTGTCCTAATCAATCAGCAACACTTTCTGCCACAGCAGATGCCGGAGCAACTATCACCTGGTACGATGCTTCAACTGGAGGAAATGCAGTGGGAACCGGACCAAGCTTTACTACTCCTGTCTTAACCACTACAACCCCGTATTACGTAGCTGCTTCAACCGGAACAACATCTGCGACCGGACTGACTAATGCGACCTCTACATCAGGATATACTTTAGATGCAGGGCTGCTTTTTGATGTGTTTACTACAACTACCATTGACGGGGTCTATGTATACCCAATAGGTACCGGTGCAGGAACGGTAGAAATTGCCCTGCAGAATGGAAATGTATCTCCGGCTGTCACCTTACAAACGATTACCGTAAACCTGACAGGTTCTGCTGCTCCGTACGTGAAAACATATGTTCCTTTGAATTTCACTGTTCCGCCGGGAAGTAAGTATAAATTAATGATGCTGACCAGAGCCGGAGGGGTAAGCGGTCTGATAAGAGAATCCGGGAACAGCTGGGGCAGCTATCCGTTTACAGTTCCGGGAGCATTGTCTATCACTGATGGAAACCTGACAGCAAACTCACCTTCAACATCGTATTATTATTTCTACGACTGGCAGATCAGCAGCAAATGTGAAAGCGCTAGAACTACGGTTACGGCCACGGTAGATAATGGCTGTTTAAGTACTTCCGAAGTAGGAGCCAGAGAGAAGATGAAAATATATCCTAATCCATTTAAAGATATTATTACAATTACCGATATTGAAAAAGTAAAATCAATCCAGGTCTTTGACAGTGCAGGACGAATGATAAAAACAATTGACAAGCCGTCCACAGAGATCTATCTGGGAGATCTGAAATCCGGTCTGTACATTCTTTATTTAACGATGAAAGACGGAAGTCTGACTCATGTGAAAGCAATTAAAAAATAA
- the ccoN gene encoding cytochrome-c oxidase, cbb3-type subunit I, whose amino-acid sequence METQKFSYDNSIVRAFLYATLVFGLIGFTFGLTAALMLFYPELPEFLFGTDDTTINSLASGNIQGLINTHGAFGFGRIRMLHTNTVIFAFVCNIVYTGIYYSLQRLLKTRMYSDTLSWLHFWTWQFMIVATFVTFFMGINTSKEYAEHEWPIDILIAFSWIIFGINMFLTIAKRRVRHLYVAIWFYIGTWIAVAMLHIFNNLEVPLSFTGWKSYSAYAGVKDAIVQWWYGHNAVAFVLTTPVLGLMYYFLPKAADRPVFSYKLSIIHFWSLIFVYIWAGPHHLQYTALPAWAQAVGTGFSIMLIAPSWGGMLNGLLTLRGAWDKVRENPILKFFVVAVTCYGMATFEGPLLATKNINKIGHFTDWVIGHVHLGALGWNGFMAFGVIYYLVPIMWRTKLWSVKLANWHFWLGTLGIIFYAVPMYISGFTQGLMWKQFNPDGTLLWKNWLDTVTAIIPYFKMRFLGGAFYISGSILMIVNVIATVRKGSFQKEVPAEAPALANIGNKRKEGEGTHLWLERMPLLLGILSFFTISIGSSIEIIPTLSLKKSVPTISAVKPYSPLELEGRDLYIREGCNACHSQMIRPFRDEITRFNGKNGQYSKAGEFVYDRPFLWGSKRTGPDLHREGGKNPSSWHYKHMYNPRSTSAGSIMPRYPWLIANNLDRSKMVDKMKLMKNTFEVPYTKAEIDSANTWADNQAKKIVKDIFSEANDLKEAYSKRPQGELEKKEIVALISYLQRLGTDIKTTEIKTASTN is encoded by the coding sequence ATGGAAACACAAAAGTTTAGTTATGACAACAGTATTGTCCGTGCGTTCCTTTATGCGACCTTAGTTTTCGGTCTTATAGGATTTACGTTCGGGCTTACGGCGGCATTAATGCTTTTTTACCCGGAATTGCCGGAATTTTTATTCGGTACAGATGATACAACCATCAATAGCCTTGCATCAGGCAATATTCAGGGGTTAATAAACACTCATGGTGCATTTGGTTTTGGTAGAATCAGAATGCTTCATACCAATACCGTGATCTTTGCATTTGTATGTAATATCGTTTATACCGGTATTTATTACTCGTTACAGAGATTATTAAAAACAAGAATGTACAGTGATACTTTGTCATGGTTACATTTCTGGACCTGGCAGTTTATGATCGTTGCTACGTTCGTTACGTTCTTTATGGGGATCAATACCTCAAAAGAATATGCTGAACACGAGTGGCCGATCGACATATTGATTGCTTTCTCATGGATTATTTTCGGGATCAACATGTTCCTGACGATTGCAAAAAGAAGGGTAAGACACCTCTATGTAGCGATCTGGTTCTACATCGGAACATGGATTGCGGTGGCAATGCTTCACATCTTCAATAACCTTGAAGTTCCTTTATCTTTCACAGGCTGGAAATCTTATTCAGCGTATGCAGGGGTAAAAGATGCAATTGTACAATGGTGGTATGGTCACAATGCGGTTGCATTCGTATTGACAACTCCGGTGCTTGGTTTGATGTATTACTTCCTTCCGAAGGCAGCAGACAGACCGGTATTTTCCTATAAACTGTCTATTATTCACTTCTGGTCATTAATTTTCGTATATATCTGGGCTGGTCCTCACCACCTTCAGTATACCGCTCTTCCTGCATGGGCGCAGGCTGTGGGAACAGGTTTCTCTATCATGCTTATTGCACCATCCTGGGGAGGAATGCTAAACGGACTTCTTACGCTGAGAGGAGCGTGGGATAAAGTAAGGGAAAACCCTATTCTTAAGTTCTTCGTAGTAGCAGTTACCTGTTACGGTATGGCGACTTTTGAAGGTCCGCTTCTGGCAACTAAAAACATCAACAAAATTGGTCACTTTACAGACTGGGTTATCGGTCACGTTCACTTAGGAGCTCTTGGATGGAATGGTTTCATGGCATTCGGGGTGATCTATTATCTGGTACCGATTATGTGGAGAACCAAACTTTGGTCTGTAAAATTAGCTAACTGGCATTTCTGGTTAGGTACATTGGGAATTATTTTCTATGCAGTACCAATGTATATTTCAGGATTCACACAGGGATTAATGTGGAAACAGTTCAACCCGGACGGAACTCTGTTATGGAAAAACTGGCTTGATACGGTAACTGCGATCATTCCTTACTTCAAAATGAGATTCTTAGGAGGTGCATTCTATATTTCAGGATCTATCCTGATGATCGTAAACGTAATTGCTACGGTAAGAAAAGGATCATTCCAGAAAGAAGTTCCTGCTGAAGCGCCTGCATTGGCCAACATCGGAAACAAACGTAAAGAAGGTGAAGGAACTCACTTATGGCTTGAAAGAATGCCGTTATTGTTAGGGATCCTGTCTTTCTTCACGATATCTATCGGTAGTTCTATTGAAATTATCCCGACATTATCATTAAAGAAAAGTGTACCGACTATTTCAGCGGTAAAACCATATTCACCACTTGAACTGGAAGGTAGAGATCTTTATATCCGTGAAGGATGTAATGCGTGCCACTCTCAGATGATCAGACCGTTCAGGGATGAGATCACGAGATTCAACGGTAAAAACGGACAGTATTCCAAAGCAGGAGAATTTGTGTATGACCGACCATTCTTATGGGGTTCCAAGAGAACAGGACCGGATTTACACAGAGAAGGTGGTAAAAACCCAAGTTCATGGCATTATAAGCACATGTACAACCCAAGATCTACATCTGCAGGTTCTATCATGCCTCGTTACCCTTGGTTAATTGCCAATAATCTGGACCGATCTAAAATGGTGGACAAAATGAAACTGATGAAGAATACTTTTGAGGTTCCATACACCAAAGCTGAAATTGATTCTGCCAACACATGGGCAGACAACCAGGCAAAGAAAATTGTAAAAGATATCTTCTCTGAAGCGAATGACCTTAAAGAAGCTTATTCCAAGAGACCTCAGGGAGAACTGGAGAAAAAAGAGATCGTAGCTCTTATCTCTTACCTTCAGAGACTGGGAACTGATATCAAGACTACAGAAATAAAAACAGCAAGTACTAACTAA
- the thiS gene encoding sulfur carrier protein ThiS: protein MELTINHTTKTFEVLPGNLEALLAVEIPGKKKGIAVALNNRIIPLSAWADTLLKDKDSVLIITATQGG, encoded by the coding sequence ATGGAACTTACAATCAACCACACCACGAAAACATTTGAAGTACTTCCCGGAAACCTGGAAGCCCTTTTGGCTGTTGAAATACCCGGAAAGAAAAAAGGGATTGCGGTAGCCCTCAACAACCGAATTATTCCCCTGTCCGCCTGGGCAGACACACTTCTTAAAGACAAAGACTCAGTTTTAATCATTACTGCCACTCAGGGCGGATAA
- the ccoS gene encoding cbb3-type cytochrome oxidase assembly protein CcoS codes for MDILYLMILCSVSLAAIFLVVFIVYARKGQFEDDESPAVRILFDNGEIKEKEENGDKDKDDKKIGENNKIEEKSE; via the coding sequence ATGGATATTCTATATTTAATGATCCTCTGCAGTGTTTCTTTAGCTGCGATTTTCTTGGTCGTATTTATAGTGTATGCCCGAAAAGGACAGTTTGAAGATGATGAATCTCCGGCTGTCAGAATCCTTTTTGATAATGGAGAAATCAAAGAAAAGGAGGAAAACGGCGACAAAGATAAAGACGATAAAAAAATAGGAGAGAATAATAAAATTGAAGAAAAAAGTGAATAG
- a CDS encoding RluA family pseudouridine synthase — protein sequence MEEQIVYEDNHLLVVNKKVGQLVQGDKTGDESLLESIKNFIKKRDAKPGNVFLGLVHRIDRPTSGLVIYAKTSKALSRLTQMVKNREVKKTYWAVVGKEMIPQSQRLVHYLKKNEKNNKAIVFPKATEGAKEAILTYHVIKTLDNYMLLEIDLETGRHHQIRAQLSKSGVPIKGDLKYGAPRSNPDGGINLHARKLEFIHPVTKENIEIIAQVPQNDAVWRACEE from the coding sequence ATGGAAGAGCAGATTGTATATGAAGATAACCATCTTTTGGTCGTCAATAAAAAGGTAGGACAGCTTGTTCAGGGTGATAAAACCGGGGACGAATCTCTGCTGGAATCCATTAAGAATTTTATTAAAAAAAGAGATGCCAAACCGGGGAATGTTTTTCTCGGTCTGGTTCACCGTATAGACCGCCCGACTTCGGGTCTGGTGATTTATGCCAAGACTTCCAAAGCGCTTTCCCGACTTACGCAGATGGTGAAAAACAGGGAAGTTAAAAAAACATACTGGGCGGTTGTAGGAAAAGAAATGATCCCACAGAGCCAGAGGCTTGTTCATTATCTGAAAAAGAACGAAAAAAATAATAAGGCAATTGTGTTCCCGAAAGCAACAGAAGGAGCGAAAGAAGCTATTTTAACGTATCATGTGATCAAAACCCTGGATAATTATATGCTTCTTGAAATTGATCTGGAAACAGGAAGGCATCATCAGATCCGTGCCCAGTTGTCAAAGAGCGGCGTTCCTATAAAGGGTGATCTGAAGTATGGCGCTCCACGCTCCAATCCGGATGGAGGAATCAATCTTCATGCAAGAAAACTCGAATTTATTCATCCTGTTACTAAAGAAAATATTGAAATCATAGCCCAGGTACCGCAGAATGATGCAGTCTGGAGAGCTTGTGAAGAATAA
- the panB gene encoding 3-methyl-2-oxobutanoate hydroxymethyltransferase produces MSVHSEIKKVTTETLRKMKFDKEKITMLTAYDYTTAKMVDAGGVDAVLIGDSAANVMAGFETTLPITLDQMIYHSQSVVRGTDRALVVADLPFGTYQSNPEKALESAVRMMKEGGVHAVKIEGGKEISKSIKKIINAGIPVMGHLGLTPQSIYKFGTYKVRAKDEAEAEKLISDAQLLEELGCFAVVLEKIPADLAKKVSESISIPTIGIGAGPDCDGQVLVYHDMVGMNKGFSPKFLRRYLDLYTEITGAVAQYVKDVKNVEFPNENESY; encoded by the coding sequence ATGTCTGTTCACTCTGAAATTAAAAAAGTTACCACAGAAACCTTGCGTAAAATGAAATTCGACAAGGAGAAAATAACAATGCTTACTGCCTATGATTATACCACGGCAAAAATGGTGGATGCAGGCGGAGTTGATGCCGTTTTGATCGGTGATTCCGCAGCCAATGTTATGGCTGGTTTTGAAACGACACTGCCTATCACTCTGGATCAGATGATCTATCATTCCCAGAGCGTAGTTAGGGGGACAGACAGAGCACTTGTGGTAGCGGATCTTCCTTTCGGGACCTATCAGAGTAATCCGGAAAAAGCCCTGGAGTCTGCAGTGAGAATGATGAAAGAAGGAGGGGTCCATGCCGTAAAAATTGAAGGAGGAAAAGAGATTTCAAAATCTATTAAAAAAATCATCAACGCGGGTATTCCGGTAATGGGACACCTGGGATTGACACCACAATCGATTTATAAATTCGGAACCTATAAAGTAAGAGCAAAAGATGAAGCGGAAGCAGAAAAATTAATTTCTGATGCCCAGCTTTTGGAAGAATTAGGATGTTTTGCGGTAGTTTTAGAGAAAATTCCTGCTGATCTGGCTAAAAAAGTATCCGAAAGCATTTCTATTCCTACGATTGGAATTGGCGCAGGCCCTGACTGTGACGGACAGGTTCTTGTATACCACGATATGGTTGGGATGAACAAAGGTTTCAGCCCAAAATTCCTGAGAAGATATCTTGATCTGTACACGGAGATTACCGGAGCGGTAGCCCAGTACGTAAAAGATGTGAAAAACGTGGAATTCCCTAACGAAAATGAAAGCTACTAA
- a CDS encoding cbb3-type cytochrome oxidase subunit 3, giving the protein MIPQNFKDILSNTENAGLYQTLALIFFMLFFVALVIYVFSRPKKYYKEEEEAPLGDDEDDDFNLKN; this is encoded by the coding sequence ATGATTCCTCAGAACTTTAAAGATATATTATCCAATACAGAAAACGCTGGTCTTTACCAGACGCTGGCTCTGATTTTCTTTATGCTGTTCTTCGTAGCTCTTGTAATCTATGTTTTTAGCAGACCTAAAAAATATTATAAGGAGGAAGAAGAAGCTCCACTTGGGGATGATGAGGATGACGATTTTAATTTAAAAAATTAA